The following coding sequences are from one Culex quinquefasciatus strain JHB chromosome 1, VPISU_Cqui_1.0_pri_paternal, whole genome shotgun sequence window:
- the LOC6033667 gene encoding uncharacterized protein LOC6033667, whose amino-acid sequence MCFCSSQCCVKVSLNLLVNLLRRISDDIMEAIHCQRPPTVDDVTSEDRYQCQRYESDQQFETVQPCSGNDQPDDRRLQLEMSLQEVADAADVTELGVDCNEKGVDLPKRFAIATRLYCVIYDTVELEPYFCNVDREQCERMLEGGRDGVCIVRPFKLKHTHIRYILSVRAAGSHFHLFIRRAGPNGLQYAVGLQKHRERLFRFPADIVQHYRTHLLECANETVKIRLHLVPLHNHHHHQLGLDSVVKGEPVGLEKGGL is encoded by the exons ATGTGCTTCTGTTCGAGCCAGTGCTGCGTCAAGGTTTCCCTGAACTTGCTCGTGAATCTGCTCCGCCGCATCAGCGATGACATAATGGAGGCGATCCACTGCCAACGACCACCAACCGTTGACGACGTGACTTCCGAAGATCGATACCAGTGCCAACGGTATGAGTCTGATCAGCAGTTCGAAACGGTGCAACCGTGCAGTGGTAATGATCAACCAGATGATCGTCGTCTGCAGCTGGAAATGTCACTGCAAG AGGTCGCAGATGCTGCAGATGTGACGGAGTTGGGGGTAGACTGCAACGAGAAGGGCGTTGACCTGCCCAAGAGGTTTGCCATCGCTACCCGGTTGTACTGTGTGATCTATGACACGGTGGAGCTGGAACCGTACTTCTGCAACGTGGATCGAGAGCAGTGCGAGCGGATGCTTGAGGGAGGTCGGGATGGAGTGTGCATTGTGAGGCCGTTTAAGTTGAAG cacactcacatccggTATATCCTTTCGGTACGAGCCGCCGGCAGCCACTTTCACCTGTTTATTCGACGGGCCGGCCCAAACGGACTCCAGTACGCAGTGGGGCTGCAAAAGCATCGGGAGCGCCTCTTTAGGTTCCCTGCCGACATCGTGCAGCATTACCGCACCCATCTGCTGGAATGCGCCAACGAAACCGTCAAAATCAGGCTCCATTTGGTTCCACTTCAtaatcatcatcaccatcaacTGGGGCTGGACAGCGTCGTTAAAGGTGAACCTGTTGGTTTGGAAAAGGGGGGTTTGTGA